The following coding sequences are from one Musa acuminata AAA Group cultivar baxijiao chromosome BXJ1-6, Cavendish_Baxijiao_AAA, whole genome shotgun sequence window:
- the LOC135677030 gene encoding tRNA wybutosine-synthesizing protein 2/3/4-like isoform X1, translating into MEFEKRKAAVMATLAAQAPDKSPKGAVDAPIVPVLDALNRHHSYFTTSSCSGRISILAHGRRPAPDAGAVEGDGNKTASKKKAAGGSWLFVSHDPADPAAVVDLLFGGPEKSVEGDLVFRFEPLIIAVECRDVAAAQVLVSTAISCGFRESGITNTQKRIMVAIRCSIRLEVPLGQMDHILVTAQYVHYLVSIANDKMEVNRKRTESFLHVLQCKGLSGSSKEIIDCSQEDCNQKVGKGNSLDIEAKTNVSRATTTLNRNKAVTPGEDIGGGSRFKSAGHLEEKGIDATPKELLEESVHYHEVETGYSEMATGTDYNLEISGTSRSSLSVVMLKIVGEPIEKLSLWGQSACALNIKGKEQVIVFGGFGGLGRHARSNYSLLLDPQSGLLRKIEVASSPPPRMGHTSSLVGSSIFVIGGRAGPLEILNDVWVLETTENRWSLLDCSGQVFNPRHRHAAVTMDSKIYVFGGLNNEVIYSCMNVLDTQTMKWSEVNISGEWPCARHSHSMVAIGSQLFMFGGYDGEKALGDLYSFDVKTLRWKREKTTGRAPFPRFSHSMFVYKTYLGIIGGCPVRQHYQELSLLNLTCHVWVHVTIDSFGRELWVRSSTCVVDDELVIIGGGASCYAFGTKFNQPMKINLQLLESTGYLCPETEYQSVIQYNKTNMLGSSLCNNYPRGASCDSEPNKLVDRSCNGNGHDAKEYVLQIKKNCAKFAKDVIKKFGYLDLSRNVQPSPHGFYICLPITREFYGLVQEKQLTQLNDTNDYSDNFHAYLKDLSVNEVSLSTALSILLSCGGSLLIDNVACSKKFHKSPQKTLRESVCSLLTEKGMPLQLLEQIPARWEHLGDIIVLPKTAFMDPRWDSVGEELWPIVAKSLGAQRLARQGRILPTGTRDSTLEILLGENGWVTHHENGIIYSFDATKCMFSSGNLSEKCRIAQLDCADEIIVDLFAGIGYFVLPFLVKARAKLAYACEWNPHAIEALQQNVHINSVADRCIILEGDNRITAPRGVANRVCLGLLPSSECSWNVAVRALRAEGGILHVHGNVNDSEESSWLDYVVKSISNIACSEGLLWDVSIHHLERVKWYGPHIRHLVADIRCKQL; encoded by the exons ATGGAGTTCGAGAAGCGGAAGGCGGCGGTCATGGCGACGCTAGCGGCGCAGGCGCCGGACAAATCGCCGAAGGGGGCGGTGGACGCGCCCATCGTCCCCGTCCTCGACGCCCTCAACCGCCACCACTCATACTTCACTACAAGCTCTTGCTCCGGCCGCATCTCCATCCTCGCCCACGGCCGTCGCCCGGCCCCCGACGCCGGAGCCGTTGAAGGCGACGGAAATAAGACTGCGTCTAAGAAGAAGGCCGCCGGCGGCAGTTGGCTCTTCGTCAGCCACGACCCTGCCGACCCGGCCGCCGTCGTCGACCTTCTCTTCGGCGGCCCTGAGAAGTCCGTAGAGGGGGATCTGGTGTTCCGTTTTGAGCCTCTAATCATCGCGGTCGAGTGCCGGGATGTCGCTGCGGCGCAGGTGCTCGTTTCCACCGCGATTTCTTGTGGGTTTAGAGAGTCGG GAATAACAAACACTCAAAAGCGTATTATGGTTGCTATAAGATGTTCTATTCGTTTGGAGGTGCCACTGGGACAAATGGATCATATTCTGGTGACAGCACAGTATGTCCATTACCTTGTTTCTATTGCTAATGATAAGATGGAAGTAAATAGAAAAAGAACAGAAAGCTTTCTCCACGTTTTGCAATGCAAG GGCCTCTCAGGATCATCAAAGGAAATTATCGATTGTAGCCAAGAGGATTGCAATCAGAAGGTTGGCAAAGGGAATTCATTAGATATtgaagccaagacaaatgtctctCGGGCTACTACAACACTAAATAGGAATAAAGCTGTAACACCTGGTGAGGATATTGGAGGGGGAAGCAGATTCAAGTCTGCTGGGCATTTGGAAGAGAAAGGCATTGATGCTACTCCTAAGGAATTGTTAGAAGAATCAGTCCATTATCATGAAGTGGAAACTGGATACTCTGAAATGGCTACTGGCACCGATTATAATTTAG AGATATCAGGAACTTCCAGGAGCTCTCTTTCAGTTGTCATGTTAAAGATTGTTGGTGAACCAATTGAAAAGCTCTCCCTATGGGGTCAGTCAGCTTGTGCTTTAAATATCAAAGGAAAGGAACAGGTAATTGTCTTTGGTGGTTTCGGAGGTTTGGGACGTCATGCACGAAGTAATTATTCACTTTTGCTGGATCCTCAATCTGGACTGTTGAGAAAAATTGAAGTTGCAAGTTCACCACCTCCACGTATGGGTCATACGTCTTCACTTGTGGGGAGCAGTATTTTTGTTATTGGAGGAAGGGCTGGTCCCTTGGAGATTCTTAATGATGTGTGGGTTCTTGAAACTACTGAAAATCGATGGTCTTTACTAGATTGTAGTGGCCAAGTCTTTAATCCAAG GCACCGCCATGCAGCTGTGACTATGGACTCAAAAATATATGTCTTTGGTGGACTTAATAACGAAGTGATCTACTCCTGCATGAATGTTCTAGACACTCAAACCATGAAGTGGAGTGAGGTTAACATCTCTGGAGAATGGCCTTGTGCTCGTCATTCACATTCTATGGTTGCAATTGGCTCTCAGTTGTTCATGTTTGGGGGTTATGATGGTGAGAAGGCACTAGGTGATCTCTACAGTTTTGATGTCAAAACTTTACGGTGGAAAAGGGAAAAGACAACAGGAAGAGCTCCTTTTCCTAGATTTTCACATTCAATGTTTGTGTACAAAACTTATCTTGGCATTATAGGCGGCTGTCCTGTGAGGCAACACTATCAAGAGTTGAGTTTGCTGAACCTGACTTGTCATGTTTGGGTGCATGTGACCATTGACTCTTTTGGTAGAGAACTTTGGGTTCGAAGCTCCACCTGTGTAGTCGATGATGAACTTGTTATTATTGGTGGTGGAGCATCATGCTATGCATTTGGGACAAAGTTTAACCAGCCAATGAAAATAAACTTACAATTGTTAGAATCTACTGGTTACCTCTGCCCTGAAACAGAATATCAGTCGGTTATACAATATAACAAGACAAACATGCTCGGGAGTTCACTCTGCAACAATTATCCACGTGGAGCCTCTTGTGATTCCGAACCAAACAAATTGGTTGATAGGTCTTGTAATGGAAATGGGCATGATGCTAAAGAGTATGTTCTACAAATCAAGAAAAATTGTGCTAAATTTGCCAAGGATGTAATCAAGAAGTTTGGATATCTGGATCTCTCAAGAAATGTTCAACCAAGTCCACATGGCTTCTATATTTGTTTACCAATCACTCGGGAATTTTATGGTTTAGTACAGGAAAAGCAACTGACTCAACTAAATGACACTAATGACTATTCTGATAACTTCCATGCATATCTGAAGGACCTTTCTGTAAATGAGGTCTCTCTGTCAACAGCATTGAGCATCTTGTTATCATGTGGAGGTTCTTTACTAATAGACAATGTAGCCTGCAGCAAGAAGTTTCACAAATCTCCACAAAAGACACTGAGAGAATCTGTGTGCTCTTTGTTAACTGAAAAAGGGATGCCTTTACAACTGTTGGAGCAGATACCTGCAAG GTGGGAGCATCTAGGGGACATTATTGTTCTTCCAAAAACTGCTTTTATGGATCCTAGATGGGATTCTGTTGGAGAAGAACTTTGGCCTATTGTTGCTAAATCTCTTGGTGCCCAGCGGTTAGCACGTCAA GGTCGAATTTTGCCGACTGGGACAAGGGACAGCACATTAGAAATTCTTCTAGGAGAGAATGGCTGGGTGACACATCACGAAAATGGAATCATCTACTCCTTTGATGCAACAAAATGCATGTTTTCTTCAGGGAACCTCTCTGAAAAGTGTCGCATTGCTCAATTGGATTGTGCAGATGAAATTATTGTGGATTTGTTTGCTGGAATTGGATATTTTGTTCTTCCATTTCTTGTTAA AGCTAGGGCAAAGCTGGCTTATGCATGCGAGTGGAATCCTCATGCCATAGAGGCTCTTCAGCAAAATGTTCATATCAATTCTGTGGCCGACCGATGCATCATACTTGAGGGAGATAATCGCATTACAGCTCCTAGA GGGGTTGCTAATCGTGTCTGCCTTGGTCTCCTACCTTCAAGTGAGTGCAGCTGGAATGTTGCTGTAAGGGCTTTGAG GGCTGAAGGCGGCATCCTTCATGTGCATGGAAATGTCAATGACTCCGAAGAGTCCTCATGGTTGGATTATGTCGTAAAATCCATAAGCAACATCGCCTGTTCTGAAG GTTTACTTTGGGATGTCTCAATACACCACCTGGAGCGAGTAAAGTGGTATGGACCTCACATACGGCATCTTGTTGCCGACATAAGATGCAAACAATTGTAG
- the LOC135677030 gene encoding tRNA wybutosine-synthesizing protein 2/3/4-like isoform X3, with protein MEFEKRKAAVMATLAAQAPDKSPKGAVDAPIVPVLDALNRHHSYFTTSSCSGRISILAHGRRPAPDAGAVEGDGNKTASKKKAAGGSWLFVSHDPADPAAVVDLLFGGPEKSVEGDLVFRFEPLIIAVECRDVAAAQVLVSTAISCGFRESGITNTQKRIMVAIRCSIRLEVPLGQMDHILVTAQYVHYLVSIANDKMEVNRKRTESFLHVLQCKGLSGSSKEIIDCSQEDCNQKVGKGNSLDIEAKTNVSRATTTLNRNKAVTPGEDIGGGSRFKSAGHLEEKGIDATPKELLEESVHYHEVETGYSEMATGTDYNLEISGTSRSSLSVVMLKIVGEPIEKLSLWGQSACALNIKGKEQVIVFGGFGGLGRHARSNYSLLLDPQSGLLRKIEVASSPPPRMGHTSSLVGSSIFVIGGRAGPLEILNDVWVLETTENRWSLLDCSGQVFNPRHRHAAVTMDSKIYVFGGLNNEVIYSCMNVLDTQTMKWSEVNISGEWPCARHSHSMVAIGSQLFMFGGYDGEKALGDLYSFDVKTLRWKREKTTGRAPFPRFSHSMFVYKTYLGIIGGCPVRQHYQELSLLNLTCHVWVHVTIDSFGRELWVRSSTCVVDDELVIIGGGASCYAFGTKFNQPMKINLQLLESTGYLCPETEYQSVIQYNKTNMLGSSLCNNYPRGASCDSEPNKLVDRSCNGNGHDAKEYVLQIKKNCAKFAKDVIKKFGYLDLSRNVQPSPHGFYICLPITREFYGLVQEKQLTQLNDTNDYSDNFHAYLKDLSVNEVSLSTALSILLSCGGSLLIDNVACSKKFHKSPQKTLRESVCSLLTEKGMPLQLLEQIPARWEHLGDIIVLPKTAFMDPRWDSVGEELWPIVAKSLGAQRLARQGRILPTGTRDSTLEILLGENGWVTHHENGIIYSFDATKCMFSSGNLSEKCRIAQLDCADEIIVDLFAGIGYFVLPFLS; from the exons ATGGAGTTCGAGAAGCGGAAGGCGGCGGTCATGGCGACGCTAGCGGCGCAGGCGCCGGACAAATCGCCGAAGGGGGCGGTGGACGCGCCCATCGTCCCCGTCCTCGACGCCCTCAACCGCCACCACTCATACTTCACTACAAGCTCTTGCTCCGGCCGCATCTCCATCCTCGCCCACGGCCGTCGCCCGGCCCCCGACGCCGGAGCCGTTGAAGGCGACGGAAATAAGACTGCGTCTAAGAAGAAGGCCGCCGGCGGCAGTTGGCTCTTCGTCAGCCACGACCCTGCCGACCCGGCCGCCGTCGTCGACCTTCTCTTCGGCGGCCCTGAGAAGTCCGTAGAGGGGGATCTGGTGTTCCGTTTTGAGCCTCTAATCATCGCGGTCGAGTGCCGGGATGTCGCTGCGGCGCAGGTGCTCGTTTCCACCGCGATTTCTTGTGGGTTTAGAGAGTCGG GAATAACAAACACTCAAAAGCGTATTATGGTTGCTATAAGATGTTCTATTCGTTTGGAGGTGCCACTGGGACAAATGGATCATATTCTGGTGACAGCACAGTATGTCCATTACCTTGTTTCTATTGCTAATGATAAGATGGAAGTAAATAGAAAAAGAACAGAAAGCTTTCTCCACGTTTTGCAATGCAAG GGCCTCTCAGGATCATCAAAGGAAATTATCGATTGTAGCCAAGAGGATTGCAATCAGAAGGTTGGCAAAGGGAATTCATTAGATATtgaagccaagacaaatgtctctCGGGCTACTACAACACTAAATAGGAATAAAGCTGTAACACCTGGTGAGGATATTGGAGGGGGAAGCAGATTCAAGTCTGCTGGGCATTTGGAAGAGAAAGGCATTGATGCTACTCCTAAGGAATTGTTAGAAGAATCAGTCCATTATCATGAAGTGGAAACTGGATACTCTGAAATGGCTACTGGCACCGATTATAATTTAG AGATATCAGGAACTTCCAGGAGCTCTCTTTCAGTTGTCATGTTAAAGATTGTTGGTGAACCAATTGAAAAGCTCTCCCTATGGGGTCAGTCAGCTTGTGCTTTAAATATCAAAGGAAAGGAACAGGTAATTGTCTTTGGTGGTTTCGGAGGTTTGGGACGTCATGCACGAAGTAATTATTCACTTTTGCTGGATCCTCAATCTGGACTGTTGAGAAAAATTGAAGTTGCAAGTTCACCACCTCCACGTATGGGTCATACGTCTTCACTTGTGGGGAGCAGTATTTTTGTTATTGGAGGAAGGGCTGGTCCCTTGGAGATTCTTAATGATGTGTGGGTTCTTGAAACTACTGAAAATCGATGGTCTTTACTAGATTGTAGTGGCCAAGTCTTTAATCCAAG GCACCGCCATGCAGCTGTGACTATGGACTCAAAAATATATGTCTTTGGTGGACTTAATAACGAAGTGATCTACTCCTGCATGAATGTTCTAGACACTCAAACCATGAAGTGGAGTGAGGTTAACATCTCTGGAGAATGGCCTTGTGCTCGTCATTCACATTCTATGGTTGCAATTGGCTCTCAGTTGTTCATGTTTGGGGGTTATGATGGTGAGAAGGCACTAGGTGATCTCTACAGTTTTGATGTCAAAACTTTACGGTGGAAAAGGGAAAAGACAACAGGAAGAGCTCCTTTTCCTAGATTTTCACATTCAATGTTTGTGTACAAAACTTATCTTGGCATTATAGGCGGCTGTCCTGTGAGGCAACACTATCAAGAGTTGAGTTTGCTGAACCTGACTTGTCATGTTTGGGTGCATGTGACCATTGACTCTTTTGGTAGAGAACTTTGGGTTCGAAGCTCCACCTGTGTAGTCGATGATGAACTTGTTATTATTGGTGGTGGAGCATCATGCTATGCATTTGGGACAAAGTTTAACCAGCCAATGAAAATAAACTTACAATTGTTAGAATCTACTGGTTACCTCTGCCCTGAAACAGAATATCAGTCGGTTATACAATATAACAAGACAAACATGCTCGGGAGTTCACTCTGCAACAATTATCCACGTGGAGCCTCTTGTGATTCCGAACCAAACAAATTGGTTGATAGGTCTTGTAATGGAAATGGGCATGATGCTAAAGAGTATGTTCTACAAATCAAGAAAAATTGTGCTAAATTTGCCAAGGATGTAATCAAGAAGTTTGGATATCTGGATCTCTCAAGAAATGTTCAACCAAGTCCACATGGCTTCTATATTTGTTTACCAATCACTCGGGAATTTTATGGTTTAGTACAGGAAAAGCAACTGACTCAACTAAATGACACTAATGACTATTCTGATAACTTCCATGCATATCTGAAGGACCTTTCTGTAAATGAGGTCTCTCTGTCAACAGCATTGAGCATCTTGTTATCATGTGGAGGTTCTTTACTAATAGACAATGTAGCCTGCAGCAAGAAGTTTCACAAATCTCCACAAAAGACACTGAGAGAATCTGTGTGCTCTTTGTTAACTGAAAAAGGGATGCCTTTACAACTGTTGGAGCAGATACCTGCAAG GTGGGAGCATCTAGGGGACATTATTGTTCTTCCAAAAACTGCTTTTATGGATCCTAGATGGGATTCTGTTGGAGAAGAACTTTGGCCTATTGTTGCTAAATCTCTTGGTGCCCAGCGGTTAGCACGTCAA GGTCGAATTTTGCCGACTGGGACAAGGGACAGCACATTAGAAATTCTTCTAGGAGAGAATGGCTGGGTGACACATCACGAAAATGGAATCATCTACTCCTTTGATGCAACAAAATGCATGTTTTCTTCAGGGAACCTCTCTGAAAAGTGTCGCATTGCTCAATTGGATTGTGCAGATGAAATTATTGTGGATTTGTTTGCTGGAATTGGATATTTTGTTCTTCCATTTCTT AGCTAG
- the LOC135677030 gene encoding tRNA wybutosine-synthesizing protein 2/3/4-like isoform X2 yields MEFEKRKAAVMATLAAQAPDKSPKGAVDAPIVPVLDALNRHHSYFTTSSCSGRISILAHGRRPAPDAGAVEGDGNKTASKKKAAGGSWLFVSHDPADPAAVVDLLFGGPEKSVEGDLVFRFEPLIIAVECRDVAAAQVLVSTAISCGFRESGITNTQKRIMVAIRCSIRLEVPLGQMDHILVTAQYVHYLVSIANDKMEVNRKRTESFLHVLQCKGLSGSSKEIIDCSQEDCNQKVGKGNSLDIEAKTNVSRATTTLNRNKAVTPGEDIGGGSRFKSAGHLEEKGIDATPKELLEESVHYHEVETGYSEMATGTDYNLEISGTSRSSLSVVMLKIVGEPIEKLSLWGQSACALNIKGKEQVIVFGGFGGLGRHARSNYSLLLDPQSGLLRKIEVASSPPPRMGHTSSLVGSSIFVIGGRAGPLEILNDVWVLETTENRWSLLDCSGQVFNPRHRHAAVTMDSKIYVFGGLNNEVIYSCMNVLDTQTMKWSEVNISGEWPCARHSHSMVAIGSQLFMFGGYDGEKALGDLYSFDVKTLRWKREKTTGRAPFPRFSHSMFVYKTYLGIIGGCPVRQHYQELSLLNLTCHVWVHVTIDSFGRELWVRSSTCVVDDELVIIGGGASCYAFGTKFNQPMKINLQLLESTGYLCPETEYQSVIQYNKTNMLGSSLCNNYPRGASCDSEPNKLVDRSCNGNGHDAKEYVLQIKKNCAKFAKDVIKKFGYLDLSRNVQPSPHGFYICLPITREFYGLVQEKQLTQLNDTNDYSDNFHAYLKDLSVNEVSLSTALSILLSCGGSLLIDNVACSKKFHKSPQKTLRESVCSLLTEKGMPLQLLEQIPARWEHLGDIIVLPKTAFMDPRWDSVGEELWPIVAKSLGAQRLARQGRILPTGTRDSTLEILLGENGWVTHHENGIIYSFDATKCMFSSGNLSEKCRIAQLDCADEIIVDLFAGIGYFVLPFLVKARAKLAYACEWNPHAIEALQQNVHINSVADRCIILEGDNRITAPRGVANRVCLGLLPSSECSWNVAVRALR; encoded by the exons ATGGAGTTCGAGAAGCGGAAGGCGGCGGTCATGGCGACGCTAGCGGCGCAGGCGCCGGACAAATCGCCGAAGGGGGCGGTGGACGCGCCCATCGTCCCCGTCCTCGACGCCCTCAACCGCCACCACTCATACTTCACTACAAGCTCTTGCTCCGGCCGCATCTCCATCCTCGCCCACGGCCGTCGCCCGGCCCCCGACGCCGGAGCCGTTGAAGGCGACGGAAATAAGACTGCGTCTAAGAAGAAGGCCGCCGGCGGCAGTTGGCTCTTCGTCAGCCACGACCCTGCCGACCCGGCCGCCGTCGTCGACCTTCTCTTCGGCGGCCCTGAGAAGTCCGTAGAGGGGGATCTGGTGTTCCGTTTTGAGCCTCTAATCATCGCGGTCGAGTGCCGGGATGTCGCTGCGGCGCAGGTGCTCGTTTCCACCGCGATTTCTTGTGGGTTTAGAGAGTCGG GAATAACAAACACTCAAAAGCGTATTATGGTTGCTATAAGATGTTCTATTCGTTTGGAGGTGCCACTGGGACAAATGGATCATATTCTGGTGACAGCACAGTATGTCCATTACCTTGTTTCTATTGCTAATGATAAGATGGAAGTAAATAGAAAAAGAACAGAAAGCTTTCTCCACGTTTTGCAATGCAAG GGCCTCTCAGGATCATCAAAGGAAATTATCGATTGTAGCCAAGAGGATTGCAATCAGAAGGTTGGCAAAGGGAATTCATTAGATATtgaagccaagacaaatgtctctCGGGCTACTACAACACTAAATAGGAATAAAGCTGTAACACCTGGTGAGGATATTGGAGGGGGAAGCAGATTCAAGTCTGCTGGGCATTTGGAAGAGAAAGGCATTGATGCTACTCCTAAGGAATTGTTAGAAGAATCAGTCCATTATCATGAAGTGGAAACTGGATACTCTGAAATGGCTACTGGCACCGATTATAATTTAG AGATATCAGGAACTTCCAGGAGCTCTCTTTCAGTTGTCATGTTAAAGATTGTTGGTGAACCAATTGAAAAGCTCTCCCTATGGGGTCAGTCAGCTTGTGCTTTAAATATCAAAGGAAAGGAACAGGTAATTGTCTTTGGTGGTTTCGGAGGTTTGGGACGTCATGCACGAAGTAATTATTCACTTTTGCTGGATCCTCAATCTGGACTGTTGAGAAAAATTGAAGTTGCAAGTTCACCACCTCCACGTATGGGTCATACGTCTTCACTTGTGGGGAGCAGTATTTTTGTTATTGGAGGAAGGGCTGGTCCCTTGGAGATTCTTAATGATGTGTGGGTTCTTGAAACTACTGAAAATCGATGGTCTTTACTAGATTGTAGTGGCCAAGTCTTTAATCCAAG GCACCGCCATGCAGCTGTGACTATGGACTCAAAAATATATGTCTTTGGTGGACTTAATAACGAAGTGATCTACTCCTGCATGAATGTTCTAGACACTCAAACCATGAAGTGGAGTGAGGTTAACATCTCTGGAGAATGGCCTTGTGCTCGTCATTCACATTCTATGGTTGCAATTGGCTCTCAGTTGTTCATGTTTGGGGGTTATGATGGTGAGAAGGCACTAGGTGATCTCTACAGTTTTGATGTCAAAACTTTACGGTGGAAAAGGGAAAAGACAACAGGAAGAGCTCCTTTTCCTAGATTTTCACATTCAATGTTTGTGTACAAAACTTATCTTGGCATTATAGGCGGCTGTCCTGTGAGGCAACACTATCAAGAGTTGAGTTTGCTGAACCTGACTTGTCATGTTTGGGTGCATGTGACCATTGACTCTTTTGGTAGAGAACTTTGGGTTCGAAGCTCCACCTGTGTAGTCGATGATGAACTTGTTATTATTGGTGGTGGAGCATCATGCTATGCATTTGGGACAAAGTTTAACCAGCCAATGAAAATAAACTTACAATTGTTAGAATCTACTGGTTACCTCTGCCCTGAAACAGAATATCAGTCGGTTATACAATATAACAAGACAAACATGCTCGGGAGTTCACTCTGCAACAATTATCCACGTGGAGCCTCTTGTGATTCCGAACCAAACAAATTGGTTGATAGGTCTTGTAATGGAAATGGGCATGATGCTAAAGAGTATGTTCTACAAATCAAGAAAAATTGTGCTAAATTTGCCAAGGATGTAATCAAGAAGTTTGGATATCTGGATCTCTCAAGAAATGTTCAACCAAGTCCACATGGCTTCTATATTTGTTTACCAATCACTCGGGAATTTTATGGTTTAGTACAGGAAAAGCAACTGACTCAACTAAATGACACTAATGACTATTCTGATAACTTCCATGCATATCTGAAGGACCTTTCTGTAAATGAGGTCTCTCTGTCAACAGCATTGAGCATCTTGTTATCATGTGGAGGTTCTTTACTAATAGACAATGTAGCCTGCAGCAAGAAGTTTCACAAATCTCCACAAAAGACACTGAGAGAATCTGTGTGCTCTTTGTTAACTGAAAAAGGGATGCCTTTACAACTGTTGGAGCAGATACCTGCAAG GTGGGAGCATCTAGGGGACATTATTGTTCTTCCAAAAACTGCTTTTATGGATCCTAGATGGGATTCTGTTGGAGAAGAACTTTGGCCTATTGTTGCTAAATCTCTTGGTGCCCAGCGGTTAGCACGTCAA GGTCGAATTTTGCCGACTGGGACAAGGGACAGCACATTAGAAATTCTTCTAGGAGAGAATGGCTGGGTGACACATCACGAAAATGGAATCATCTACTCCTTTGATGCAACAAAATGCATGTTTTCTTCAGGGAACCTCTCTGAAAAGTGTCGCATTGCTCAATTGGATTGTGCAGATGAAATTATTGTGGATTTGTTTGCTGGAATTGGATATTTTGTTCTTCCATTTCTTGTTAA AGCTAGGGCAAAGCTGGCTTATGCATGCGAGTGGAATCCTCATGCCATAGAGGCTCTTCAGCAAAATGTTCATATCAATTCTGTGGCCGACCGATGCATCATACTTGAGGGAGATAATCGCATTACAGCTCCTAGA GGGGTTGCTAATCGTGTCTGCCTTGGTCTCCTACCTTCAAGTGAGTGCAGCTGGAATGTTGCTGTAAGGGCTTTGAGGTAG